The following are encoded together in the Bos taurus isolate L1 Dominette 01449 registration number 42190680 breed Hereford chromosome 10, ARS-UCD2.0, whole genome shotgun sequence genome:
- the INSYN1 gene encoding inhibitory synaptic factor 1 (The RefSeq protein has 2 substitutions compared to this genomic sequence), producing the protein MNIRGTPDLGQPSDDPSSGGERERIRQRMKMVIGQLEDILRELKEVAKELREVVSQIDKLTSDFDFELEPDDWTTATVSSTSSSDKAGVGGPFDLGHLDFMTADILSDSWEFCSFLDISTPSDSVDCPESTRPGAGPDYQLMNGGLPVPNGPRVETPDSSSEEAFSAGPVKGQLPQRTPGTRERVRFSDKVLYHALCCDDEEGDGEEEAAEEEGGLSPEPAHTEAPAGPLKPSPAPYKPRRSPLTGRRSGPTSVPEQTRRVTRNSSTQTVSDKSTQTVLPYTATRQKAKGKN; encoded by the exons ATGAACATTCGGGGCACCCCGGACCTCGGGCAGCCCAGTGACGACCCCAGCAGTGGTGGCGAGCGGGAGCGGATTCGACAGCGCATGAAGATGGTCATCGGGCAGCTGGAGGACATCCTGCGAGAGCTCAAGGAGGTGGCCAAGGAGCTAAGGGAG GTGGTGAGCCAAATCGATAAACTAACCTCGGACTTCGACTTTGAACTGGAGCCAGATGACTGGACCACAGCCACTGTGAGCAGCACCTCCAGCAGCGACAAGGCAGGCGTGGGCGGCCCCTTTGACCTTGGCCACCTGGACTTTATGACGGCCGACATCCTCTCGGACAGCTGGGAGTTCTGCTCCTTCCTGGACATCTCCACGCCCTCAGACTCCGTGGACGGCCCCGAGTCGACCCGGCCGGGGGCCGGCCCAGACTACCGGCTCATGAACGGTGGCCTGCCCGTCCCCAACGGGCCCCGGGTGGAGACCCCGGACTCCTCCAGTGAGGAGGCCTTCAGCGCCGGCCCTGTGAAGGGCCAGCTGCCCCAGCGGACCCCGGGGACGCGGGAAAGGGTGCGGTTCAGCGACAAAGTGCTCTACCACGCTCTGTGCTGTGACGACGAGGAGGGGGACGGCGAGGAGGAGGCCGCAGAGGAGGAGGGGGGCCTGTCCCCGGAGCCTGCCCACACAGAGGCCCCTGCTGGCCCCCTCAAGCCCTCCCCGGCTCCCTACAAGCCCAGGCGCTCTCCTCTGACTGGACGCCGCTCAGGCCCCACCTCGGTCCCTGAGCAGACCCGCAGGGTCACACGGAATAGCAGTACCCAAACAGTGTCGGACAAGAGCACGCAGACGGTACTGCCCTACACGGCCACCAGACAGAAAGCCAAGGGGAAAAActag
- the INSYN1 gene encoding inhibitory synaptic factor 1 isoform X1 codes for MNIRGTPDLGQPSDDPSSGGERERIRQRMKMVIGQLEDILRELKEVAKELREVVSQIDKLTSDFDFELEPDDWTTATVSSTSSSDKAGVGGPFDLGHLDFMTADILSDSWEFCSFLDISTPSDSVDGPESTRPGAGPDYRLMNGGLPVPNGPRVETPDSSSEEAFSAGPVKGQLPQRTPGTRERVRFSDKVLYHALCCDDEEGDGEEEAAEEEGGLSPEPAHTEAPAGPLKPSPAPYKPRRSPLTGRRSGPTSVPEQTRRVTRNSSTQTVSDKSTQTVLPYTATRQKAKGKN; via the exons ATGAACATTCGGGGCACCCCGGACCTCGGGCAGCCCAGTGACGACCCCAGCAGTGGTGGCGAGCGGGAGCGGATTCGACAGCGCATGAAGATGGTCATCGGGCAGCTGGAGGACATCCTGCGAGAGCTCAAGGAGGTGGCCAAGGAGCTAAGGGAG GTGGTGAGCCAAATCGATAAACTAACCTCGGACTTCGACTTTGAACTGGAGCCAGATGACTGGACCACAGCCACTGTGAGCAGCACCTCCAGCAGCGACAAGGCAGGCGTGGGCGGCCCCTTTGACCTTGGCCACCTGGACTTTATGACGGCCGACATCCTCTCGGACAGCTGGGAGTTCTGCTCCTTCCTGGACATCTCCACGCCCTCAGACTCCGTGGACGGCCCCGAGTCGACCCGGCCGGGGGCCGGCCCAGACTACCGGCTCATGAACGGTGGCCTGCCCGTCCCCAACGGGCCCCGGGTGGAGACCCCGGACTCCTCCAGTGAGGAGGCCTTCAGCGCCGGCCCTGTGAAGGGCCAGCTGCCCCAGCGGACCCCGGGGACGCGGGAAAGGGTGCGGTTCAGCGACAAAGTGCTCTACCACGCTCTGTGCTGTGACGACGAGGAGGGGGACGGCGAGGAGGAGGCCGCAGAGGAGGAGGGGGGCCTGTCCCCGGAGCCTGCCCACACAGAGGCCCCTGCTGGCCCCCTCAAGCCCTCCCCGGCTCCCTACAAGCCCAGGCGCTCTCCTCTGACTGGACGCCGCTCAGGCCCCACCTCGGTCCCTGAGCAGACCCGCAGGGTCACACGGAATAGCAGTACCCAAACAGTGTCGGACAAGAGCACGCAGACGGTACTGCCCTACACGGCCACCAGACAGAAAGCCAAGGGGAAAAActag